In one window of Streptomyces roseofulvus DNA:
- a CDS encoding response regulator, producing the protein MVQKAKILLVDDRPENLLALEAILSALDQTLVRASSGEEALKALLTDDFAVILLDVQMPGMDGFETAAHIKRRERTRDIPIIFLTAINHGPHHTFRGYAAGAVDYISKPFDPWVLRAKVSVFVELYMKNCKLREQAALLRLQLEGGGEGGQGKEAAGLLAELSARLAAVEEQAEALSKQLDDESADAAAVATAAHLERKLTGLRRALDALEPGTGGAPSLPAQG; encoded by the coding sequence ATGGTGCAGAAGGCCAAGATCCTCCTGGTCGATGACCGGCCGGAGAATCTGCTGGCGCTGGAGGCCATTCTCTCCGCGCTCGATCAGACCCTGGTGCGGGCATCGTCCGGGGAGGAAGCGCTCAAGGCGCTGCTGACGGACGACTTCGCGGTCATCCTGCTCGACGTCCAGATGCCCGGCATGGACGGCTTCGAGACCGCCGCGCACATCAAGCGGCGCGAGCGGACCCGCGACATCCCGATCATCTTCCTCACCGCGATCAACCACGGTCCGCACCACACCTTCCGCGGATACGCGGCGGGCGCGGTCGACTACATCTCCAAGCCGTTCGACCCGTGGGTGCTGCGGGCGAAGGTCTCGGTCTTCGTCGAGCTCTACATGAAGAACTGCAAGCTGCGGGAGCAGGCGGCGCTGCTGCGGCTCCAGTTGGAGGGCGGCGGCGAGGGCGGCCAGGGCAAGGAGGCCGCCGGGCTGCTCGCCGAGCTGTCCGCCCGGCTCGCCGCCGTCGAGGAGCAGGCCGAGGCGCTCTCCAAGCAGCTCGACGACGAGTCGGCCGACGCGGCGGCCGTCGCCACCGCCGCCCATCTGGAGCGCAAGCTCACCGGGCTGCGGCGGGCGCTGGACGCGCTGGAGCCGGGCACCGGCGGCGCGCCCTCGCTGCCCGCGCAGGGCTGA